AGAACCGTTGTTTCGGCAGGGGTAATCACCACCAGTTCCGAGTCCAGGGGTTCTGCATAGGCCCAAAAATGCTGAAGATCAACTTGACTGGTGACTTTCCCCGATTCCTGCTGAATGTCCGACTCCGTATCTGTGGTCAGGATTTCGGTGGAGGTCGCGGTACTCTGCCGTCGTTGCCGTAGCGCGTCTAAAATACTGTCACGACTGCGACCCCGCAGTTGAAACAGCACAAACGGATCCTCGCGAAAAAAATCTCCTAGCTGGTAGTACACCGCTGCAATGTGCTTGCAGGGGTTTTTAGGATCAGGGCAACTGCATTTAGAATGCACCTCTGACAGGTTGAATGGGTAAAGGCTGAGGCCATTGGCGGTAAAAACAGCCTCAATTTCAGCCGGCATTTCCCCCGCCAGCAGCTGAGCAGAATAAATGGCTTGCTCCGAAAGCGAATCAATGACGTAGTTCCAATCTTCGTCACTAAACGCGTCGAGCCAGATCGAAAGCTTGTAAGGTTCTTCAGCTGTGCCCTGCACCAAGGCCGTGACCTTGGACCCCTTGTACTCTAGGCTGAGAATGTGGCCTTCTCGGGCGTAGATGCGTCCCCGCTCTAGGCGCTTTTTGAAGCGGTAGGTGTTCAACAGCTCTACCCATCGCTGCACCCACCAAGCTTCATCTTCTAGGGCATAGGCACTTGAGGCGGACGCGTAGGCAGTCATAACAGGCAGCATAATGAGCTATCTGTTCATTTTAAGGCCAGTCGAGCTAGCCTCGCAGACTCGATCTAATAACCTATTGCAAGTGAGCAGCTCCAGGGAACGTTCCGCTGCTGGAGACCCAAAACTTTAGGTTTTGAGCCCCAAGGCTGATTAGATTTATGGAGCGGTTGCCATCGCTAGAGTCATGCCCATCGCGCCAGAGACATTGGCGCGATGGGCATGACAACTAGGCGTTAGCGACCAATACCCAAGTACTGGAAGCCAGCCCGCACCATGGCTTCGCGATCGAGGAAGTTGCGGCCATCAATGATGATGGGGCTGTTCATCCGCTGACCCATAGCGGCGTAGTCGAGCTCTTTAAACTGTTGCCAGTCGGTGACTAAGACCAGGGCATCGCAGTGGTCGGCCAAGAGCGTGGCGTCAGTCTCAACGATGACGCCTGTCAGCCCGTGGCGCAGCCCACTTTGGGAAACAATGGGGTCATAGGCTTTAACTTTGGCTCCTAGGCGATTGAGCTGCTCAATCAAAATCAACGCTGGTGCGTCGCGCATGTCGTCGGTGTCAGGTTTAAACGTGAGCCCCAGCAGGCCGACGGTTTTTCCCTTGAGAATCTTAAGCACCTGCTGAAGTTTTTCGAGGGTAATTTGACGCTGGCGGTCGTTAACCTCCACGGCGGCTTTGAGTAGCTGTGCCTCGTAGCCGTAGTCGTCGGCGGTGTGAATCAGGGCTGATACGTCTTTAGGAAAGCACGACCCGCCCCAGCCAATGCCAGCCTGCAAAAACTTTTTGCCGATGCGAGAATCCAGACCAATGCCCTGAGCCACCTGAGTCACGTCGGCCCCCACGCGATCGCAGATATTGGCGACTTCATTAATAAAGCTAATTTTGGTGGCCAAAAAAGCGTTAGAAGCATACTTGACCATTTCGGCCGAACTGATATCAGTGACCAGTACAGGCACTGGGTCGGCATTAGTATCTTCGGCAAAGCGCCGTTCTATGATTGGTGTGTAGAGTTCTTTCATCATGGCGATCGCCCGAGGGCTGTTGCTGCCCAGCACGATGCGATCGGGGTTAAAGGTGTCGTATACTGCTGAGCCTTCGCGCAAAAACTCTGGGTTGCTAACGACATCGAAGTCGGCAGCAACCTCAGGGTGGGTTGTCTCAGGAATACCCCCAGCGGGCACGGGTACCAGCTGGCGCTCAGCCACGCCATCCAACACAATCATGCGCACCCAGTCACCGGAACCAATGGGTACCGTAGATTTATTCACAATCACCTTGTAACCGCCGTTTAGGTGAGTGCCAATGCCCCGAGCTACCGCCTCCACATAGCGGGTATCACTTTCACCCGTAGGCAGTGCTGGGGTGCCCACTGCAATGAATAGGATGTCGCCGTGCTCAACGCCACCTTTGAGATCAGTGGAAAACTGGAGATGCCCTGCCGCCATTGACGACTGCATAATCTCAGCCAGCCCAGGCTCAAAAATGGGCGACTGCCCCGACTGCATGAGCTTAACCTTTTCCTCGTTGACGTCAATACACACTACATCGTGGCCAACGTTGGCTAGGCACACACCAGTAACCAGGCCTACATAACCAGTACCAATCACACATACCCGCATAGAAAATAGTCCTTACTTTATGAACAATCGATAATCGTTGAACTGTGGGCTCAACGCTCTTGACTTTGACAAACCTGAGGCCATAGCCCAGCTATGGCCTCCTAGCTATGGCCACCTGTAAAGGCTAGCTAGTCACAGAGTGCAGTGTCGGTGATACAGCCGCAGTTGTTCCTGATGGGCTCTGACGACTGCGAAAATCGTCGATGGTGAGCTTGAGACCTTCCTGTAGAGGCACCGTAGGATTCCAGTCGAGGAACGTTTGAGCCCGAGTGATATCCGGCTTGCGGCGTTGGGGATCATCCTGGGGCAAGGGTTTATGAATCAAGTCAGCGTCTGGGTTCACCATAGCCTGGATGGTTTGAGCTAGCTGTAAAATGGTGTACTCATCGGGGTTGCCTAAGTTGACTGGACCAATGTAATCGCCATTCATCAGTCGCATCAAGCCGTTCACCAAATCAGACACGTAGCAAAAGCTTCGCGTTTGAGAACCGCTACCATACACAGTCAGCGGAATACCCTGTAGGGCCTGGACAACGAAATTGCTGACTACACGACCATCGTTTTCAAGCATGCGAGGCCCATAGGTATTGAAAATTCGGGCCACTCGGATATCGACGTTGTTTTGACGGTGGTAGTCAAAGGCTAAAGTTTCAGCGACGCGCTTGCCCTCGTCGTAGCAGCTGCGAATGCCAATTGGGTTGACGTTGCCCCGGTAGTCTTCGGTTTGGGGATGCACTTCAGGGTCGCCATACACCTCAGAGGTTGAGGCCAGCAGAAAGCGAGCTTTAACTCGCTTAGCTAAGCCCAACATATTTAGGGTGCCCATGACGTTAGTTTTGATGGTTTTGACCGGGTTGTACTGGTAATGCACCGGAGAGGCAGGGCAGGCCAGATGATAAATTTGGTCAACCTCAAGCCGAATTGGCTCAGTTACGTCGTGGCGAATAACCTCGAAGTAGGGGTGATCGAGCCAATGCAGCAGATTGTGCCGGTGACCTGTATAAAAATTATCTAAACAAATTACCTCGTGCCCCTCAGTCATTAAACGGTCAATTAAGTGGGAGCCAATAAACCCAGCTCCGCCAGTTACGAGAATTCTCATGGGCAATCAACCAGAGAGAGATTTATAAACTAGGGGGTGTAGCTTGCACCTAACCTTACTTTCCCCAGGGTAAAGTATCCGGATATCAAAACCCCATCACTTCAATTTTGATTGGTTTGCTAATGCTTTATGAAGTTTTTCACTTTAAATGGCTGTGTTAAAGACAGCCTGAGCAGGTTGTGTGTTTACTTGAACAACTCTATGCCAGGTGACGTCCTTTGCTATTTGTTCGTTTATGGCACCCTCAAACCTGGGGAGAGAGCGTTTGCCAACCTCTGTGAACCTTTTGCGATCGCAGCCCGACCAGCACAGACGATTGGACGACTCTACCATTTACCCCTAGGCTACCCAGCTATGACCACAGAACCTGGTTGGGTAAAAGGGTTTTTGCTGACGTTCTCCAGCGCAGATGCTCTAACGGCTATAGATGCTTTTGAAGAATATTACCCCGATCGCCCCCAGAGCAGTGAGTACCAGCGGAGCTTACAAACGGTTTATGACCTGAACCAGCACTCCTTAGAGATAGCTTGGGTCTACACCATGAGCCTAGAGCAGGTAAATAGTTCTGGAGGTCTCTGGTTACCCCATGGCTATTGGACAGAGGCTATGGACTTTATAAACTTGCCAAAATAAAAAAGGCTCTGCCATGTTGGCAGAGCCTTAGAGCTAGTTAGACTAGCTAAGTTGTGACTAAGTTATAAAAACTTAGAAACGGAAGGTGGCGCGAATAGCACCCCAGAGACCGATTTCGTCATCAGCAGCGAGGGTATTGATGTCGCCATAGATAACAGCGGGGGTGATGGTCAAGAACTGGTTGAAGGGAATTTCGTAGTAACCTTCAACAATAGTGGGGTTGTTGGTAGAACCCAACAGCTGGGGCAATTGGCCACCGTAGACACCTAGCTGAGCACCCTCAGCCAGGAAGTTGTTGATGCCAAGACCAGCAGTCCAGCTAAAGTCGTTGCCACCGTTGTAGGTGGTATAAGCACCGTGACCAGCTACGAAGAACCTGCCGAAGTCAAGGTTCAACAGACCAGCATAGGTGTCAGTAGCACCCGGAACACCATTGAATCTGTCAGACCGGTCGCTGTGGATGTAGGCAATACCAGCATCCAGGAAGCCATCGGTCAGGAAGCTGAGCTGGCCAATGTAGCTCTGGCTATTAGCAGCAAAGATACCGACGGAGGGAGTAAAACCACCCTCGCCACTGGTGTAACCTGCATCGAACACAATGCTGTCGGTGAGAGCAAAGCTCAGACCAACACCAGCGCCAGCGGTAGTGCTACCACCAGCGTCGTAGAACTGAGGCCCACCAGCATCAGCAACGGAAGGGCCGTCGAAGGGCACGATGGTGCTGGTTACCCAGTCATCGCCCTGAAGGCCACGAGCAGAAGCAGTCACGGTAAGGCGGCTGCCAACCGGGAACTGGTAGTAGAAGTCATCAATCTGCACGTTGTAGTCAGTATTGCTAGGATTACCGGCGTCACTGCTGCTAGAGTTAGCGAGGCCACCTAGGAGCCCTGCGCTGTTAGGGTCGCCGCTGATTGCATTACCTCTGGCACCCTGCAAGCGAATACGCAAACGGTCGTTGCCAGTAAAGCTGGAGTCAAAGTTCAAGCGGGCACGGGCAGCAACGCTGGTGCTCGCCTCACCGGTGACGATGTCAATCGGGGTAACCAGGTGGAAGTCAGCCTGACCAACCAGCTTGGTGGTGGTAGAGAACTGCTGAGCGCGCAGGGTAGCGGTTTCAGCTTCTAGGGCATCGACGCGGCCGCGCAGGGTAGCCAGTTCAGCCTGGAACTCTTCTTGCAGACGACGGATGGTAGCGAGGTCGTCAGGGTCGATGCCGGACTGGGCGATCAGGGTAGCGATCACGTCCAAGCAGGAGTTGAGACCAGCAGCGAACTCAAAGCGAGTCAGGCTGCGCTGACCGCGGAAGGTGCGGTCGGGGTAGCCCTGAATACAACCGTAGTTTTCAACTAGGCTTTGTAGTGCCTGGAAGGCCCAGTCGGAGGGCAGCACGTCGGTGAGCTCTGAGACGCTGGTGATTTGAGCCAGTTGAATAGAGTCTTGGTCGAAGTCGCTGACCAGGGGGGTAGCGGCTTCAGCTGCGATCGCGGAGCCAGAGACGGCCACAGCTGCACCTAGGGCAGCGGGCACAGCCAGCAAAGATTGCCAAAATAACTTAGCCATTCGATTTTCTCCTCACACCTTAATCAAGGCTTATTGTGTACCTACCAGCAGGTTTGGCAAAAGCCGCACCCAATGAACGAAGTTCAGACCTGACCCAATAATAGGGGACAGTAACTCAACCTTATGTACATCCAAGACCGATAGTAGCAGATCTGCTCATCGGCGGCTAGATAAGATTTGACCTAATGACTAAGTAGTCACAAAATCACCTCATCTAGTGCTTAGACAAGCACCTTAGGCATAAGGTTCCCCAAAATTATCTGAGTTAGCAGGAGTAAGGAAATTTTTTGGAATGGCGTATTAGACGACTGTTGATTCCGATTTCTGAAGCTGATGGATAAGCTCTGGCGACCGGAGACTCTGACCAGTGATCAACCAACTCAGAGTCCCCAGTAAGAGGGATAACCCCTAGAACTCGAAGGTGGCGCGCAGGACACCCCAGAAACCAGTTTCATCAGTATCACTACCCAGATTGGTGTCCCCATAGATGACTGCAGGAGTAATGGTTAGGAACTCGTTAAAGGGCACCTGGTAGTAACCTTCGATTAGTAGAGGGTTGTTGGTGGTATCAGCTACCTGAGGTAGCTGACCACCGTAAATGCCCAGTTGAGACCCTTCAACCCCAAAGTCGTTGATGCCAAGACCAGCGGTCCAGCTGAAGTCGTTGCCGCCGTTGAAGGTTTGATATGCACCATGGCCAGCGATAAAGAATCCACCAAAGTCAAGGTTCAACAGAGCAGCGTAGGTGTCAGTACCGCCGGGTAGACCACCTTGGAAGTTGGTGGATTGGTCGTTGTGCAGGTAGGCAATACCAGCATCCAGGAAACCATCGCTCAGAAAGCTCAGCTGAGCAATGTAGCTCTGGTCGGCAGCAGCAAAGATACCAACATTAGGATTGAAGGCACCAGGACCACCAGCGGTGTAACCTGCATCTAGCACGATGCTGTCAGTCAGGGCGATGCTGATACCAGCACCGGCACCGTTAGAGCTACTGCCGCCGCTGCTATAGAAAGCTGGTTCTCCATATTGGGCGACGGAGGGGCCATCAAAAGGAACGATGGTGTCGGTGACCCAGTCATCGCCCTGAAGGCCGCGAGCAGAGGCAGTTAGAGTGATGCGGCTACCAACGGGGAATCGATAGTAGAAGTCGTCAATGGTTACGTTGTAGTCGTTGCCCCGAGCGTTGGCCAAGCCACCGAGCACATCTGGGGCAATGGCGTTACCCTCACCAGCCTGCAGGCGAATACGCAAGCGATCGTCACCAGTGAAGCTGGAGTCGAAGTTTAATCGAGCGCGATTGGCAACGCTAGTGTTTGCTTCATCGGTAATGCTGTCAATCGGGGTTACCAGGTGGAAGTCAACTTGCCCTCGCAGCTTGGTGGTGGTAGAGAACTGCTGAGCGCGCAGGGTAGCGGTTTCAGCTTCTAGGGCATCGACGCGGCCACGCAGGGTAGCCAGTTCAGCCTGGAACTCTTCTTGCAGACGACGGATGGTAGCGAGGTCGTCAGGGTCGATGCCGGACTGGGCGATCAGGGTAGCGATCACGTCCAAGCAGGAGTTGAGACCAGCAGCGAACTCAAAGCGAGTCAGGCTGCGCTGACCGCGGAAGGTGCGGTCGGGGTAGCCCTGAATACAACCGTAGTTTTCAACCAGACTTTGTAGCGCTTGGAAGGCCCAGTCGGAGGGCAGCACGTCGGTGAGCTCTGAGACGCTGGTGATTTGAGCCAGTTGAATAGAGTCTTGGTCGAAGTCGCTGACCAGGGGGGTAGCGGCTTCAGCTGCGATCGCGGAGCCAGAGACGGCCACAGCTGCACCTAGGGCAGCGGGCACAGCCAGCAAAGGCCAAAATAGCTTAGACATGTAATTTTCTCCTCACACCGTTCTAAAAAGCGAAGCGTGTACCAGTAGCGAAAGCTGCAGCACAGTTTCGTATAGGAGGTTGTCGTAGATCAACATCCTCAGGGTGCAAGACGAGTTAAGTGTGAGTGAGAGTTTGGGAAGAGCTTAATTAGCCTCATTAACGTCAAGTGAAGAAATCATGGCTCTTCGACTGTGACGTTTAAGGTTAAGTTGGTTTAACTCAAAGCAGAGATAGTTTCTGCCATAGCAAAGTCTTTTTCGGTTAGACCTCCTGTGTCGTGGGTGGAGAGGCTAACGACGACCCGGTTGTAGGAGATTTGCAGGTCGGGGTGGTGACCGGCGGCTTCGGCAGGCTCGACTAGCTGGTTGACAAAGTCGACGGCAGCGACGAAATCTTTGAAGGTGCGGGTAAAAGTGATGGTCTTGCCGACCAACGTCCAGTCAGAAAGCTGGCTTAGTTTAGCTTGAATGTCGCGATCGCTGAGGAGAGTGGCCATGGCGGTAGGGAGATGAGCTATCCCATCATCCTAGGACGGTAGTGGTGCGATCGCATTCAGCGAAGGGATGCTGAGTCTGCCGATCGCGTGTTGCCTTTAAAGCGTTGCCCCTTTAAAAGCTATCCGCCCCTGCCAGGGGAAGAAAGTCTTCCTAAGCAGGGGCGGTCTAGTTGGATCTTAGGTTGAACCTGACTGCCGGGAGGAACCCTATTCAGCCAGCTTCGAGAGCTTAGCTAGTTGCCAAAGCAACCAACACTGAAGCTAGAGTACAGCCCCGGCGCACAGCCGGCTGATCTCAACCTGAAGACCCACACGTTTACTACTTTCTTGCATGGGCATCACCTCCTGGAATCCTAACGGTAAAATCTGTAGAGTTGCTGCCGTAACAGCGGCATTACTCGTAAGTTAGCACAATAATTTCTGGCTGTGGCAGAAATTGCGAGCTTTGTCGAGGTCTAAGCCGATCGCGCTGGCCCTCAATGCCCTTCCAGAGCCATAACCTATGTCCCCAAACCCTCTTCCGATTCCTGATATCACCGTAGATCAGTACCTACAAGCCTGGTTGCAAGAAGATGTTGGCCGCGGTGACTGGACTACCGCTGGGTTGGGGTCTTTTGCCCAGCGGCCTGGGCAGGCCGTTTGGGTCACCCGTGCTCCCGGCGTCATTGCTGGGCTTCCCTTTGCTCGCCGCCTCTTTCAGCAGCTGGATGCCGACGCCAGCTTTGAGCCCTTGGTAAATGATGGCGACCCTTGCACTAAAGACACCACCGTTGCCAAAATCAGCGGCCCTCTGGCGGTGCTGCTCACGGGCGAACGGGTGGCCTTAAACCTGGTGATGCGCCTGAGCGGCATTGCCACCGCTACCCATCAGTACGTGGAGCAGTTAGCTGATAGTCCTACCCAATTGGTCGATACCCGCAAGACTACCCCTGGTCTACGGCAGTTTGAAAAGTACGCCAGCCGAGTTGGTGGGGCCATTAACCACCGCATGGGGCTAGACGACGCGGTGATGATTAAAGACAACCATATCGCTGCTGCTGGAGGCATTCGAGCGGCCGTGGCTCAGATTCGAACGGCAATTCCTTACCCCATGACGGTGGAGGTAGAAACGAGCAATCTGGATCAGGTTGATGAAGCGATCGCCTGTCCTGTAGACATCATCATGCTCGACAATATGTCTCCAGAGCTGATGAAGACGGCTGTTGAGCGCATTCGCCAGCAAAAGCCAACGGTCAAGATCGAGGCGTCTGGCAACGTGACGCTAGAGACGTTGGGGGCGATCGCGGCGACAGGGGTAGATTTTATTTCCAGCAGTGCCCCCGTTACTCGGGCTCCGTGGCTAGATATTAGTATGCAAGTGACGAGTTCTGAAGCGCTTTAACCCAAGGTAACCCATGATCTTAACTACCGGTCCTAACGTTGACGGTCGCCAAGTAGTTGAATACTGCGGGTTGGTCAATGGCGAGGCTATTTTGGGAGCCAATATTTTTAAGGATTTTTTTGCGGGCATTCGCGATGTGGTGGGCGGGCGATCGGGTGTCTACGAAAAGTCTCTGCGCCAGGCCCGCAACACCGCCATCAAAGAAATGACGCAGGCGGCCCAAGAACTAGGCGCCGACGCCATTATTGCCGTAGACATCGACTATGAATCGCTCGAAATCAACAACGGCGGCAACATGCTGATGGTGGCGGCCAGTGGTACAGCGGTGCGACTGGGATGAGGCGTTCTTGGCCTAAGCACCCAGCCCCTAGCCTTGATCTAGGCCAAATTCAAGGATTTATTTTAGGAACCAGGTGCCTGGATTCAGTTATGGAAGAGCGTGGTCTTTCATGTCAGCTAGGGAAACATGCTCGATGGCAGCGGCATGAGTGGCATCGAGGATCACCGGGGGCGCTACCCCGGCTTCTAGGGCTTCTTGCCAGCGAGGGGCGCAAAGACACCAGCGATCGCCCGGCTTGAGCCCCGGAAATTGGAAATCGGGCATCGGTGTCGAGAGATCGTTGCCCTGGGCTTTGGTGAAGGCCAAAAACTCAGGGGTCATCTGGGCACACACCACGTGAACTCCCATATCGCCTGCGCCGGTATTGCAGCAGCCATCACGATAAAAGCCGGTCATGGGCGAGGTGCAGCAGGGGGCGAGGGGAGTCCCCAAGACGTTGGTGGCGGTGGTCATGGGAGTTTTAACCTAAAGAGCCGGTAGGCAAGTCGCCGTTCGCTTTTAATCTACCGCAAGACCTCATAACCCGCCTTGACGAAGCTTAAAAAAAAGAGATGCCGCTAGCGACATCTCCGGGAGATAGGTTTGAGGGTAAAGAGTCTGGCAGGGACTGACCTGCCTCGGCCTACGCATCAATGGTGGTAATGGGTTCATCGGCTGTGCTAGTGCCGGACTGCTTACGCTTGTTGAGGTGCTCCAGCGCAATTTGAGTCAATTCGGTGACGAGCAGGGTGGCCAACAAACCGTCATCGACCCAGCCAATAATTGGCAAGAAGTCAGGGGCAATATCAATGGGAGAAACCAAGTAAATTATGGTTCCCACAACCAAGAGCCAGCGGTATTTGGTATTGCGTAGAGTTGCTTTATACCAGTTGTAAAATGAGCCGATCGCATTGTTCATTGAGCCATTCACCTGAACGTGACTATTTCATGGTGTCAAAAAAACAGGCGATCACCTAGTGTAGAAAACTGATCTAAAACGGTGGAGAACCGGCCCCCAGAATTGATTGGCTCTGGGTGAAGCAACCTCTGGATGCCCAGAGCCAGAGTGCTAGACTACGGGAGCAACAATGACAGAAATGCGCGGTTCTATGACCGTAGAGACGAGACCGACGGACCAAGCCGGAGTGGCGACCATTGAGGTGCTCCTTAGCATTGCACCCATGATGGATCGCACCGATCGCCATTATCGCTACTTTATGCGGCAGATCACTCGGCACACCCTGCTCTATACCGAGATGGTGACGGCCCAGGCAATTTTGCACGGCGATCGCGACCATTTGCTGGGTTTTACCCCCAGTGAGTCGCCGCTGGTGCTGCAGGTGGGAGGTGACGATCCGCAGATGCTGGCAGTCTCGGCCCGCGCTGCCGCTGACTTTGGCTATGATGCCATCAATTTGAACGTGGGCTGCCCGAGCGATCGCGTCCGCAGCGGCAACTTTGGAGCCTGCCTGATGGCCCAGCCTGGGCGGGTCGCCGAGGGCGTTGCGGCCATGATGGCGGCCAGTCCGCTGCCGGTCAGCGTCAAGCACCGGATTGGGATCGATGATCGCGATCGCTATGAGGACATGGCCACTTTCGTGGATACCGTGGCTCAGACCGGCTGCCGCCACTTTACTGTTCACGCCCGCAAGGCCTGGCTGCAGGGGCTTAGCCCCAAAGATAACCGCACCGTGCCGCCCCTACGCTACGGCGACGTGCACCGCCTCAAACGCGACTTTCCCCACCTGTGGATTGAGATCAATGGTGGCTTGACCCGACTTGAGCAGGTGACAGAACAGCTTGCCCAGGTCGATGGGGTCATGGTTGGCCGAGCTGCCTACGACAATCCTTACCTCTTTAGCCAGATTGATCAGAGCTTTTTTGCTGCCCGCCAGGATCCCCTCAGCCGCCACCAGGTGGCCGAAGCGATGCTGCCCTACATTGACCACTGGGTGCGCCAGGGGCTGAAGCTCAACAAAATTACTCGCCACATGCTGATGCTGTTTGCAGGGCAGCCCGGCAGCCGCTTGTGGAAGCAAACACTAACCGAGGAGTCGTCAAAGCCTGGGGCCGGGGTTGAGGTTGTCCGGCAGGCTTTGACGGCGGTGCAGCGACAGAGCGAAATTCAGGCTCAGCTAGGGAGTCTTGTTTAGGCCTTGGGTGTTGGTCTCGATCGGGGTTGGCACCCAGGCGAAGGGATAAACGTATTCGTCAATGGCGGTTAGGGGAGACAGTGCTGTGCCATCGGGCTGAACGCGGTGCAGCACCTGGGTACCTAGTGAGTCGTCCGGCGGGGTGGCCGTAAAGGCGATCCACTCGCCATCAGGGGACCACTGGCTGTCGAGGATATTCTGCAGAGGCTGATTGGTCAAAGCCGTAAATTCTTGGCTGACGAGATCCATGCGAAATAGGGTTTGCCGACCGGCTTGAGCTCCTGAGGCGAAGGCGAGCTGCTGACCGTTAGGAGCCCAGCTGAGGGCGTCGTAAAAACCAGGCCGGGTGAGAGATTGGGTCTCCCCAGTGTTGACGTTGACTAGAGCAATGATTTCTTGGTTGCTGAGGGGTGGGTTGTGGGGCCGATAGTAGGCGATATAGCGACCGTCAGGTGACCACAGCACAATGCTGCGGTAAATCTGGAAGTTGGCTTCGGGCGTCAGCACGCGGCGATCGCCCCCGTCAGCCCTCACGACATTGAGCCGCTGGAAAGGATAGTTACCCTCATAGAAGGCCAGCTGGGTGCCATCGGGGGACCAAGCCAAAGGGCTCCCAGCAGCACCGTAGATGCCAGGGGTTTGGGTAATGCGGCGAGGGCGACTGCCGTCCAGCCCGGCTACGAAGATATGCTGGCCGGTCACATAGGCGATCTGGCTGCCATCGGGCGCCACAAAAACGTCTGACTCTGGACTGTCGGGCAAGGAATTAAAGGCTGTCACCTCTCCAGTAGGGCGACTAAGGAACAGTTCTAATTCAGCGGGGGCACCGGCGGTGGGGGCGGGGCAGCGCTGCTTAATGACTAAGGTTTCGCCATCGAGCTGCCAGACCAGATCGATTGTGGGCGGCCGTTGACAATCGCTAGAAAACACCAGCTTGGGGGAGCCCGCACCCGGTTCAACTCGATAGACTTCGCCGTAGTTTTGAACAATGGCTAGCCGCTCTCCGCTGCGAGACCAGGCTAGGGTATTGAAGGGGCGATCGCCCTCGGGCAGCAGGGCTTCGCGATCGCCGCTGTCGGGCTCCAGACGAAACAGCCCACTGGGGGTCGCAAAAGATAGATCTGCCGCTGGCGCTGCTGTGATGGCAAACGCCACAATTGCGGTGGTGAATACGGCCACAGAAGGTTGAATCACGGTTTCACATCCTTAAGCGTTCCCTTCGTCATCATAGCTATGGGCCGGGGGCTTGGAACCAGATTTTAGAATCGCACCGGGCAACCGCCCTGATCATCGGTTAGTTTCTAAGATGCCAGAAGCGTTAATTGTTGGGTTGTCGGCCCTGCCGCCATCGAGCAAGATGGACGGGTGCTGACTCCGGTGCTGTATTTATTCGTCAGCTCATGAACGTCATCAGCCTATTTTTCATCTTTTTAATTCTCTCCTCCCTTCAACCTGCCATTCAGCGGCGGCTCGTCCAGTCACGTCGGATCAACGCCATTCGCAATCTAGAGCAGCAGCGCGGCAGCCGGGTGATTTTGTTGATTCATCGCCAGGAGTCGATCAGCCTGCTGGGCATTCCCATCTCGCGGTTTATCAATATCGAAGACTCAGAGCAGATTTTGCGGGCCATTCGCCTCACCCCCGCCAACGTGCCCATTGACTTGATTTTGCACACTCCTGGGGGGCTGGTGCTGGCCACCGAGCAAATTGCCCGAGCGTTGCTGCGCCACGGGGCTAAGGTAACGGTGTTTATTCCCCACTACGCCATGAGTGGCGGCACGATGCTGGCAATGGCCGCCGACGAAATTGTGATGGATGAAAATGCGGTGCTGGGGCCGGTGGATCCTCAGTTGGGCAACGTAGCAGCCGCCAGCATTCTCACGGTGCTAGAGGCAAAACCACCCGAGAAAATGGATGATCAGACTCTCATAACGGCCGATCTAGCCCGCAAGGCAATTAGCCAGGTACAGCGATTTGTGCGAGCTCTGCTGGAAGACTCAAACCCTCGACAGAAAGTTGACCC
The DNA window shown above is from Leptolyngbya subtilissima AS-A7 and carries:
- a CDS encoding SDH family Clp fold serine proteinase; translated protein: MNVISLFFIFLILSSLQPAIQRRLVQSRRINAIRNLEQQRGSRVILLIHRQESISLLGIPISRFINIEDSEQILRAIRLTPANVPIDLILHTPGGLVLATEQIARALLRHGAKVTVFIPHYAMSGGTMLAMAADEIVMDENAVLGPVDPQLGNVAAASILTVLEAKPPEKMDDQTLITADLARKAISQVQRFVRALLEDSNPRQKVDPANIDKIIDRLTTGQVTHDYPIAVEEATDMGLPVTVGLPLEIYSLMDLYPQPMMGRPTVQYIPLPYQSLPPLPTGQGRAQ
- a CDS encoding TolB family protein, whose amino-acid sequence is MIQPSVAVFTTAIVAFAITAAPAADLSFATPSGLFRLEPDSGDREALLPEGDRPFNTLAWSRSGERLAIVQNYGEVYRVEPGAGSPKLVFSSDCQRPPTIDLVWQLDGETLVIKQRCPAPTAGAPAELELFLSRPTGEVTAFNSLPDSPESDVFVAPDGSQIAYVTGQHIFVAGLDGSRPRRITQTPGIYGAAGSPLAWSPDGTQLAFYEGNYPFQRLNVVRADGGDRRVLTPEANFQIYRSIVLWSPDGRYIAYYRPHNPPLSNQEIIALVNVNTGETQSLTRPGFYDALSWAPNGQQLAFASGAQAGRQTLFRMDLVSQEFTALTNQPLQNILDSQWSPDGEWIAFTATPPDDSLGTQVLHRVQPDGTALSPLTAIDEYVYPFAWVPTPIETNTQGLNKTP